AGTAAATAAAGTTAAGGATGCTGTTGTCTCAATCATTACTTATTCTTCTTCTAGCAGTAGACAAAGTAGTGTATTTAATGCTGACGAAACTAATTCTGATTCAGACAATCAACAAATCGCAAGTGAGGGATCAGGTGTTATCTATAAAAAGGATGATAAAGATGCCTATCTTGTAACTAATACTCACGTTATCAATGGAGCTTCAAAAGTTGATATCCGCTTAGCAGATGGTACTAAGGTTCCTGGTGAAATTGTCGGATCTGATACCTTCTCTGATATTGCTGTCGTTAAAATTTCTTCCGAAAAAGTTACAACAGTCGCAGAATTTGGAGATTCAAGTCAACTTAGTGTTGGAGAAACAGCGATTGCTATCGGTAGTCCTCTAGGTTCAGAATATGCTAATACAGTTACACAGGGGATTATTTCAAGTCTTAATCGAAATGTTTCTCTAAAATCTGAAGATGGTCAAGCTATTTCAACAAAAGCCATTCAAACAGATACAGCCATTAACCCTGGTAACTCTGGTGGTCCACTTGTAAATATTCAAGGACAAGTAATTGGTATTACATCAAGTAAAATTGCAAGTAATGGTGGAACATCTGTAGAAGGTCTTGGTTTTGCAATTCCTTCAAACGATGCACAAAATATCATTAAACAA
This genomic stretch from Streptococcus sp. 1643 harbors:
- a CDS encoding S1C family serine protease is translated as MKHLQKFYKKGVKVLIIILIGFLSGALGSFVTLQLYQKQGNQATNNNSGTVTQTSYKNENSTTQAVNKVKDAVVSIITYSSSSSRQSSVFNADETNSDSDNQQIASEGSGVIYKKDDKDAYLVTNTHVINGASKVDIRLADGTKVPGEIVGSDTFSDIAVVKISSEKVTTVAEFGDSSQLSVGETAIAIGSPLGSEYANTVTQGIISSLNRNVSLKSEDGQAISTKAIQTDTAINPGNSGGPLVNIQGQVIGITSSKIASNGGTSVEGLGFAIPSNDAQNIIKQLESDGKVTRPALGIQMVNLSNVGASDLRKLNIPSGLTSGVVVRSVQNNMPANGHLQKYDVITKVDDKEIASSTDLQHALYNHAIGDTIKVTYYRNGKEETTSIKLDKNSSDLES